ATCGACGTTCACTgatgcgcacataatcacatatagtcacaatactggtcacagactcattacacagtctaattataAACATGGCATGGAttactatacttgtcactgtatattcacatccataaagataatcctaCTCACCTTGAAacacaagtactcagttgtcttatatcactgagacttcacctttccgtttatcacctgagaatatcagttCTCTAGTTAGTACACTTTTCAATCAAATTACTCATTAGCATAAATATCACAGCAATACaataaatgggtcggaattgcaattaacccaaacatacaaacattgtcactcgcacggatgaggtctcactcgtgcgactgactaTGCTCACTCGCACGGGTGAGTATCCTCACTCACACGACTGACCTATCACTTATACTAGTGATTATCAAACCTACTCACATGGTTTAGCATCTCATTCGTGCGAATGGACTCTTCACTCACACGAGTGAGTGCCTCAAATGCACGGTTGAGCAAGTACATCAGCACAGTTGAAATTATAGATTTTTACACCCAACCTAAAGTTTGATTTTgttttttaaaaccttatcattagatACTATATCTCAAGATGATTCCAATgatagtttatttgtcaaaaatggagttacggtttgaaagttacagccttttcaattttaccaaaagctgaccattGCTCAACCGAGTGGTTTAGCCCTCAACCGTACGATTgagccctcaaccgcgtggttgagaccTCAAAAGTGTGCTCAAACGTGTGGGTGATTAAGAACACCACCAGCTCGCTGTTTTTGAGTTTTTTACACCAAAAACTTGATTTCTGCTTGTTTTGATCAATCCAATGACCCAAGAACActatataacacatatataatctatttaTAACCTCAAAAaagcataacaaacacattcaAAGCAAGAATCAAACATAAAAAGCTTACTTTTTCAAAACCCACTTAAAACCCATTTCAATTCATCAAAATTGAAGATGTTTACCTTGTTTTGATTCTTAAATCACAGAGAATTTGATGAACGAAATCACTAGCCTTGATTTACACTTCTTGATTTTAGGATTTAGAGAGCAAAAAGGGTGTTTAGGGTTATGTTATTGCTAAAATAAGAAATGAATGAAACGTACAGTACATGTATATCTCATTTTTGGGTTTCTTCACATGTAGGTAAGTTCTTCTGTCTaacacacgagtatttaccagttatctgaaacctaaaatctttaataatttatatattctaagtccaattcacaaaaggaaatatgttctgtgacccttgtcacagaacgcacattatcccatacacaataattataaagcacataattattaaaatcactattttAGCACAGAAGGGTAAATAAGTCATTACCTACTAGGCCCAAAGCTAGGATGTTACATGGAGACAGTACTTATACGGTACAAAGTatgtaatatgtacagatcatagAGCCTCTAgtatattttcacgcagaaagaactgaatatgcgacagagacggtggatagagcttataaaagactacgattgtgaaataaagtatcatccGGCAAAGCAAATGTTGGCACTGATGCTTTAAGTCGTAAGAAAACTGTGGAGACTGTGAAATTTATGAGGACCGAAATAGTTTCAAACCTTATTGAACAAATAAGACAAGTTCAAGCCCAAGCTCTATTGGTGGAAAATTTAAAGACTGAACTGATGAACAAAATAAAAGATCAATTAACTGACAATTCCCGTGGACTTAAGACGTTTAAGAACCAAATTTGGGTGCttatgcttggagatttaaggaaattgatcCTAAATGAAGCGCACAAATCGAGGTTGACTATCCATccgggtagtacaaagatgtataacgATTTGAAACcaatgtattggtggccaacgatgaagaaagatgttgctcaatTAGTAGAAAAGTATCACGTTTGCGCTcgggttaaagccgaacaccagaaaccctatggttcattacagcagttaaagattccagagtggaaatgagatcatattacgatggattttgtaatcAAATTACCTAGATCTTagagaggtaatgatatgatatgggtaattgttgatcgactgacgaaaagtACACACTTCTTAGCAATAAAAGAGATGGCTTCGTTGAGTATTTTGGCAGAGTTGTATTTAAaaaagatagttagtcgacatggggttCTGTTTTCTATCGTATCCGATAGGGATTCTACATCTGTGTCTAACAtctggaacagtttacagaaaagtttgggaacgagggtaaacctgagtacagcgtatcatccacagaccgacggtcagagtgagcgtacaatacagacactagaggatatgcttaggtcCTGTGTGTTAGAGTAAGGTGGTTCGTGGGATATACATCTACCTTTGATCGAGTTTGcctataataatacttatcattcaagtattgagatgccgccttatgagatgttgtatggtcacaaatgtagaacgccgacttgttggttagaagccggagacaaacagtttgcaggtccaaaattagttcagataacagcaGACAAGGTAGCGATAGCGCGTGAAAAGTTGAAAACGACACGtgacagacagaaaatgtatgcagatccacgtagacgtccggtaaactttgaggtgggtgatcgtgtttacttgaaagtttcaccgtagaagggagttatcaggtttggtaagcgagGTAAGTTAGCTCCGAGGTATATTGGGTCATTCAAGATTATTCAAAGGGTTAACGACCAGACCGTTGTGTTAGAGCTTCCAGCAGAGTTGGCAGGGATACATAACACTTTCAACATGTGTTACCTTAGAAAGTGTAAGTTCGATGATGGAACACAACTAGTTCCGTTAAGTGATTTAAGGTTGGACCTGAACCAAAAGCTAGTTGAGGAACCGGTGAGAATTGTCGATAGAAAGGTGACAAAGTTGAGAAAGAaggagatccatatggtgcttgttgagtggaagcatagtttaaGATCGAACCTTACGTAGGAGACTGAAGAGCTGATGAAAGCTCTTTATCCACGTCTGTTTAAtcatgaccagattccgaggacggaatcttcttaagggggtgaatttgtaacatcctcagatcgggcttAGAAGTAAGATGATATTTTTGCCCTTAGGTATAATTGTGTGATTACTAatgcctttattttatttatatgagtagtattattttattattaggtTAAGaccattttgtgacaagggtcacataacatgttcgtttatttaatttggactccgttagggcagtcaaattaagtacaaaagttagtagactggtaaatacccgtgtgtgatgggataTGGGTTTTTAACCCTTTTATGAGTATAGTACAGCTCAATTTCTCCATTTCACTAGAATTTTCCAAACACCCCGTACACTCTCAATTTCATTCCATCAAACCCTATATTTCCAATTTGTGTTCTAGATCTCAAATCATTCATATCATTTTGTTCCTTACAGTTTACTGAAtcttttgaggtaagaatcaaagtgtgtcaagctttaatctttgagaaaatggggtttttgtgtcaagtttgttaaaaagtgcaatttgggtcaaaatggttgattttgatgttgttaatgtcaaaatcttgtgggtttatgtttattgatgtttagtgtacttgatttggtcagttttgaggtaagaaacgagctctagagcaagaaatggcgaattttgggttaaacccgtagctgtgttcatcttcttcatcagatgaacacacttggccgagtgtctcttgacactcgaccgactgtgtagacgatcgaccggttgagtgacacactcgactgAGTGTGTCTGAGTTCTGACCAGATGATTTAACTTAGTCAGTCGACCGAGTGAGAGGACACACGACCGAGGGTGTGGACACAGACTACCGATTGTGTGATTCAGTCAACAGAGTGTCTTTGAGGgtagaatattttactaagtgttgatgtatagctgttatgctgcccgtgtGTCTTTTGATAATCAGGATGTAATTTCTGAAattgcataagtgttaagtagactttTTAGAGGCACTTTTGATACTGATTTattgtactgtgctgttttgtgctaacagatagaaactaacttgatatgccttatgttcaggtgataaggataataaagtcgctcagtgatagattatctgagctagttgctggtattcggtgagtgggtctatctcctaatagagtattaagtagctgacacgctacttgttcagactctttactcttatgtttatatccagtatgattgccatgtgtagttagatcttaccatgctagttaggacgattgcatgactgattatctgtgatcttatgtgcacacttttagttggacaccaaccgaggcggcaaggttgggaacccaccaagGCGGGaaggtagggtttgtgtgaggtcgaccgtggtagcctggtcgggtcatgatgttactgattgttcagtatagcatagaaggacgcatgtgttgcgtctggacggttatgcagtagaTTCAGTAaatcggactatcggtagactgtagcctgattagctaagtcgtgtgctcgtacaacccgccgatcctcatattgtcagttgttgtgatatgctagttcaggacgttagcatagttgtgaaccgttgcatgttcagttgcttatgcttggtctattagatagtatccattcacttagcagttgtgctaattcccccacatttccacccattgcaggtttaggtactgctgtttaggatgggtgttgcggacgggtttgaagacatgtttgaccacGAACtgactctgatgttttctggtttcataatgttttatgtaacaccgtcattttggaatattgtaataacgttaactaagTTGATTTGAAAACTTTCGTTTGTAAACGTTAAACAGGGTTATTTTGGTAATTAATAGTACTTCCGCTgtgataaaaaaaatcagggtgtttcAACTTGAGTTGACTTTGACCTTCGGTTGATTTTGACTTtcaattgacttttattgacttttctaAATAAGAAAACAATCTATTTAAGGGAACAATCTAAATAAGAAAACTTTCTAAAGAaggaaactttctaattatagaaactttccaaaaaagaAATTTTCCATAaatagaaattttccaaaaatggaaacttccTAAAAATaggaactttctaaaaatagaaaataCGTGTTATAcgatgtcctgatcataccgaatcatACCAATTGATGTTCTTTGTTTTACTACGACAAGCACTATGGTtaacatactaagacttgacctaagttagttatttatatcgacctgttttatttttaggtcggagttgtgatcattcttgatcattgTCCTTTGCTGTTCGCATACTTGTTTCCTTTTTGCTTCGTTTGCTTAACGTGAGTTATAGTTccgtttttcatactattttaagGTATTTTTGGTATGAGATTACATGCAACTTTGGTTTTACATTTTAGACAAGtggaaattaatttaaattattcattgtgagttgaacaaaaatattctctaatttggtaattgtaatcactggtttctactagtgaacgtgaATTCTatgaatagatctatcgggcttgacaaccccatttcgtgctaatcgcgctagcaatttataatcggaatgtattagtacttcgtatttttggaagatacacatgttcagtgtatattgttataTGTTAAGGGTAATAAATTGTTAAGTTGTTACCAAGTGGCTCACGGGttcatgaataatattattatgttttataacatttgaaatcttgtggtctaaatttTATACGttacttaaacctataattcactcaacatttttgttgacagtttactcgcatgttttctcaggtacttgattgCTTTCGTCTTTcgctgtgcttagagggtctgGATATGTtttggcagattttgttaaacatttaaacttgcattctattttattaCATTAAATTGTAGGTGCTTGTTGACATGGTTTTGGTCAACTTTTTATATTTACTTATGTTGGTTTTCTAAACTTACATTTATTacaggtttcctttatagaaaattatttttaaataaagaatacaatgttatttattaaattcatttagagttatgatcacgctgtgggaccaagtgaaggagccgttaagggtacttggcgGGTCGTCACATTGACGCACGTTGAGGAGTTGGAAGTGTTCGGCGAATTTATCAAAGAAACTTGATCCTTTTGGCTCGATTGTTGGAGAATTTCCTTTTCGTTTTTAGATGAATCTCTCCTAGTTGCCGGTTAGATTGGACTTTATTTATTTCGTTATATTTTTGTCGTTTTTTTGTGCTTAGTAAGACTTTGTCTTTGTATTGGTGTTGCGAGATTTGTGTAGGTTTTATCTAGTTATGCTCGGGTTTCTCGGTTTGTATTTGTTAAGGAGGTTTTCATTATTTTGATGAACCTTCTAGTTTTATAATAGTTTTTCCGTTTTTGCGCCGAAAAAAAGTATGCTTTTCGTTTTATGAAGAACAATAGCCTTTCCAACCACCGAAGCAAGGATTTTAGCATGTTAATTATCAAGTTATTCAGTAAGTGGAAGGGGAAAGAGAGAACTTTATAGCCCAAAGCCATTCTGGATAAAGCAGGCTATGGCCATGGAAGAAATTCGAGACCTATTCCATATGAGCTAGCTACCCATTGAGGGAGCTTAAACCGATGTCCCTATGTGCCTGCCGTTACCTTCCTTTCGTATAGGTACTTCCCAGCTTCTATTTCTTCCCTTGAAGCAATTCCTCGAACAACAGAACAAGAAGAGGTCTCTTCCAGGCTCTTCTTCCGAGTCCTAAATTTGAGTTACTAGCATCGTTAATAGGCCGAGATATGATTCAAGGTCGGAGCTACTAATCCACACCTTTTAAGAGCGGGAGACTCATACTAGCTCTTTGCTTTTGAATATGCACTTTTTGGTATATTCTTAAGAAAAAGTACTGTATATACAATAATATTAACACAAACAATGTTAATAATTGATTTTAACACGAGATCATGAGTTTTCTTATGACGATCGGCTAGATTAGATGTAGTCCCGCTATGATACCAAATGTCAGGCCACAATCACAATCGCAAAAACAATAACGACACATAATCAAATTGAATAGGCAAGATTATATTAATAGAAAAAACCTACAATTACTAATCCACGGTTTCCTTGAACTCGTTGAATGcattttggctatgtaattcctGGGATTCtgacataataatgatattatggtATGGTATTGATAGCTCTTTCATACCACCCccaagttaaagtttaaatttttaCATTAACGTACAACTTCTATTATATTCCGAGACCTAACTATCTCCCCTAGTTATGCGTCGTGTAGCTCTCATATTCGAATCACTTTTGAGGTCTTCACTTTGTAGTGGGACCTATTTTCGAACAAAAGGTATATATTCTTTCATAATGTATACAAAAGGACCAACATTTTACAAAGAATTAAATCGAACAAGCaagattatattaatagtgaccgtATCTTCATTCGTACGAACGAGTTCTTCGTCTGTGCAGATGGCTCACTCATCCGCACGGATGAGTTTCATCCGTTCGAATGAGAATCTTATTGGTGCGGATGGACCAGAAATTTAGATTTAACATTAACGAACTTATATTTAATCAACTTACGATTGATTAAAAATGTAAAACATACAAGCCAATCACACAAACAATACTAAAGTTCATATATAATCAAATTTCCAAATACAATGACTGAAATAAAGATAAACAAAAAACATGACAAACAAGTAATGAACATGGGACTTATACGTCTTATGCACCAACAAGTACCTGTACCAATATTATAGAAGGTATCAAAGAACTAACAGTATACAAAGTACGTATCAAAGAAATGTAGTTTTCATGTTTATTATCATggtgtaaatatataatatatattacatataatatattctttcacaacatatatgtatatatgcactAAAACACAACAAAAGATATTCCAAAAGTGTTTTACACAACTCCAAACAGCCCCTCACTAACTATCTGCTACAGCAGCTGATCCAGCTTAACCAAGTAATTCGGTCTCATACATTATGATCCTTTCTTAATGACGACGGAGATTAAAACCAAGTCATACATTTACCAGTTAGGCAACATGCCGTAAccgaaacatgttcattatttgttAATAGGGAAAGTTCCCAGTCTGACGTATATGGTACAAGGTCTTTTGAAGACCATGTTTAAGCACAGCCTGATTAGCAGCTCTAAAACCAAGTCCATAGACCTTTGAGGTATCTGATTCAATCTGGTGTTTAAAAACCTCTGAAAGTTTCTTCTCGAATGGAGACCTTTTTGATTGCCTTGATGATGTAGCTTGACCAGATATGGATGCAATTTGGGTTGTTAACCACATGTGACCTAGTACTTGACAGATTCCTTCTTCAACATCTGGACGAAGACTTCGGTAGCCTTCAAAAGGAAAAGAAACAACAATAAATGACAGACACATAAGATAAATATTAAATATGCAAATTTGATTTGTATGAAAAAAAAGTAATGGACAAACCGTTAAGCCGCATCCATGCATGCATCATTTCATGAGCTAAAATGGATCCAGTAAGCAACCTGTATATATGCAAAATGTTATTTTGTACTCAAAGAATAAATAAATCCGATTAACTGCTGAAATCACAACTTAAGACCCATGACCCGCCCATTGTGTCACCTAGATTGTAAATTATATATAGAAAATACCTTGGAAGGCCATATAATATGAGAATTGCTGTAACTTCACTTTGACGGATCACCTTATATGGCTGCAGTGTAATGTTTGGGACCCACTTTCCTACAACTTTTGGTTGCCTTACAACCTGCCAACATTGTATTATAGcattcaacaaaaaaaaaaaaaaaaaaaaaaaaaaaaccaaatttttttttttttcttaattcttaaaatcttGCAAATGAATAATTTCGGTATAAAAATCCTTACCGTGCTAATAGTTTGTTCCTCAGAAAGGCAGAGTCCTCTGGTCTCCGGCATGTGGTAATGGCCCTGATTAAAAttgaaaattaaataaaaattgtaCCATTTCTTAATTTTCTCTTCAAAAGTCATAAATAAATTTTTcttacatttttattttgaaaatAACTACTAATATATAAAAGAACGGATCTGAAGATAACACAGTACAACCGGTATAAAAGGAAACATAATTTTTCTTACATGTCGTTCTCCGTCCATGGCTTCATTAAGTGCTTGCCGCTCAACCAAAAGCAAAGGAATATTTTGTTCCACTTTCATATTCAAACCTTCATAAAATCTTTGTATATCAACATAAATCGGCTGACATTCGGTAGTATCCATAATTGCAGAATCGAGACACTCGAGGCAGAGTTTTCGACCATCTTTAAGAGGAACGTATCTTGTATCCCTTGACTGAAAATGGCAAGAATTTACTCACATCGTATCGAAAATACAAGCCTGtacaaaaagaaaaaataaaataaaacttacCTCGATTCTTTCACAGCTACAACACCTAGGAGTCCCATCGCGATCATGGAACATACAATACTTTTGACCCCAAAAAGGATGAACCCTATATTCAATAAGACCAGCAGCATTCGGTTTGATCTGtataataaataaatcaaaagCAAACATCACAGTCACATTTGAAATATGCAAAAAGTTTTTCAAGTTGAAGCTGATACTTACAAAGTTGTGGCAAACATCACATTTTGGATTATGGTTTTGTTTATAGCAAGACTTGTGATAGGCATCGTTTCCAGACAACAAAAACTACACGAAaataaaaatttcaaaaaaataaaaataaaataattagagTAAAAAAAAACATTGAACTTTGATGAAATAAACATACAGAAGTAGCTGGACTTGGATTTAGTACCTCATTATTAGCAATTGGAAGTTTGCAACCAGCACATATCCTACTACTAAACAAGAAAAAATAAGATATATGTGAATGAAAAAATTTATGAACCTATTTTAAGATTTAAACTAATGTGAAATGAAGAAATGCATATAGTTAGTTACTTAGTTACCTGTATCCTGATAAAAATGGGAATGGTGTAGGTTGAAAAACATTTCCAATTCGACTGACATTTCTATTTCGAGATCCAGGCCCAAGTTTTAGACTTTCTTGTAAGGCCCTCGCAAGATGCGCGTCTTCTTTCAACTGGGAATTAACATCTAGCCAGCAGATAACATATTTGCACATAAACGGAAGTACAGAAAACAATGAAATAAAATACTCCGTATAACAAATATATGAACATTTTGACAAATATTGTTAAGATATGGTGATTATATCACTTACTAATAAGATGTTTTCTTTTTCCTTCTTCTGCAAGTGATATCACAATTGCTCGTTCAACATCTGCAATCTCTCGATGCGATTCCTACAAAAATCACAACTTTGACTATGATTATAAAAAAACATGtgaaatatcatatatatatatatatatagtaatcccAGCAAGTAAAACATTCATTGGTAACAAAAGATTATATAAAGCTTGTTACCCAATTATATTGTCTTCCTGAAACGTCATGGGTGGTGCCTTCAAATATTCCGCCAAGCCAATCCATTGTGCGGTTGATAGTCTTCTGGAATCAAACAACTTCGCCTGAAAGCGTACTGAAACCTAATTAAAATTTCTAACATCTTAAACCGAACCAAAAACAGAATTTGAATTCGACGGTTTCAGTATAGAAAAGGAAAAACCAAAAtttcataattaataaaatattgaTATCTAATTCGGCTTTTAGTTTCACAATCagtttgtggtctatatatattattaattgaatatAATGCTAGCTGAATTCAGTTCTCGATTAAATCGACTTAGAAAAAGTAAAACCAAAAACTGAATCAATAACCGAAAATCGAATTCAAATTTGTAAACCCTACTGAAATTGATCCGGAATCAAATTCAAATTCagtttttctattttctgttttattCCGTTTGATTTTCATGTTAAACAATTTACAAGTAAAACCTAATATTGGACACCTATACTTGTATCCGCACAACACGAGAATCTTTGTTCCCTTTCTAATTTAAACTCAGTTTTTAAAGAAACAAACTCTGAAACCAGAAGCTATCCGTTTTTAAAGAAACAAACTCTGAAACCAGAAGCTATCCTTACTTTATATATGCATGCACAACAAATATTTAAGTAGCTTATACTTTAGTTTGATCAAAACTATTTAACAGAGCATCATTTACGAAACTATTTAACCTCAAGAAGAGTAAAGTTTCTTACAAAACAATGGCAGAATCTTTAAATCTCTCCAAAATTTATTGCAGAAAACATGCAAGGATGGCATTGAATGGGAGGTGAAAACGTGAATAAATAGGAAACACGAACGGTTTACGTTGATGATTCCATTGACATTGCGGCTAAAGGAATCGGAACCAAGTGGCATGGCTTTGTAAGTTGACGATGATTATTAAATGAaaaaaataacaaaagtaataatatTCCTTTGAGTGTACATTTGTTGGCTTTTCAAAAACAAATTTGGATCGTTGTTGGGTGAAAGCCTATTCCATTTTCGATAGTTATAGGATGTTGCATACCTTTTTGATGTTATATATATTcgaagaaataaaaaagaaaaaaaaaaaacattctggAAACTATTAAAATTATTCTATATCTTTTGATAAAAAGTAGCACCATACCGCGTTACAGCAGGATATTATAAATAAGAATATGTTATGAAAGTGGCTGCCAATTTCATGTTATGATACTAAAAGTCAACAAATGGTGGCTACTAATTTCGATCATATACCACAAAAGTCCAATGTttaagtactatatatatatatatatatatatatatatatatatatatatatatatatatatatatatatatatatatatatatatatatatatgaattgaatgtgaATGATACACACTCTTTATATATTTGAGATATATATAAACTCTCTCTTTTCTTACTTATATATATAAGTCTCTACTAATTAGTAAATAAGCCAAAGGTAGTTAaaactactaaattacaacacgttatcagcacgaagtgctccgtataattaaggtttatctaagcaaacacaagtcattaatcaaggtaagaaattctttaacgatatcttttttTACTTATTAGTAAACtatatattattatgatcatagaCAACATTAAAATGTATTGTGAGCGACTAATgaaaactattaataataataaacttaactaCTATTAATATATGACTTGGGCCATTAATAATGTTAGACTCAAATATATCggatattggactactaacattttgga
This genomic window from Rutidosis leptorrhynchoides isolate AG116_Rl617_1_P2 chromosome 2, CSIRO_AGI_Rlap_v1, whole genome shotgun sequence contains:
- the LOC139893943 gene encoding protein DA1-related 1-like isoform X2 → MDWLGGIFEGTTHDVSGRQYNWESHREIADVERAIVISLAEEGKRKHLINVNSQLKEDAHLARALQESLKLGPGSRNRNVSRIGNVFQPTPFPFLSGYSRICAGCKLPIANNEFLLSGNDAYHKSCYKQNHNPKCDVCHNFIKPNAAGLIEYRVHPFWGQKYCMFHDRDGTPRCCSCERIESRDTRYVPLKDGRKLCLECLDSAIMDTTECQPIYVDIQRFYEGLNMKVEQNIPLLLVERQALNEAMDGERHGHYHMPETRGLCLSEEQTISTVVRQPKVVGKWVPNITLQPYKVIRQSEVTAILILYGLPRLLTGSILAHEMMHAWMRLNGYRSLRPDVEEGICQVLGHMWLTTQIASISGQATSSRQSKRSPFEKKLSEVFKHQIESDTSKVYGLGFRAANQAVLKHGLQKTLYHIRQTGNFPY
- the LOC139893943 gene encoding protein DA1-related 1-like isoform X1 is translated as MDWLGGIFEGTTHDVSGRQYNWESHREIADVERAIVISLAEEGKRKHLINVNSQLKEDAHLARALQESLKLGPGSRNRNVSRIGNVFQPTPFPFLSGYSSRICAGCKLPIANNEFLLSGNDAYHKSCYKQNHNPKCDVCHNFIKPNAAGLIEYRVHPFWGQKYCMFHDRDGTPRCCSCERIESRDTRYVPLKDGRKLCLECLDSAIMDTTECQPIYVDIQRFYEGLNMKVEQNIPLLLVERQALNEAMDGERHGHYHMPETRGLCLSEEQTISTVVRQPKVVGKWVPNITLQPYKVIRQSEVTAILILYGLPRLLTGSILAHEMMHAWMRLNGYRSLRPDVEEGICQVLGHMWLTTQIASISGQATSSRQSKRSPFEKKLSEVFKHQIESDTSKVYGLGFRAANQAVLKHGLQKTLYHIRQTGNFPY